One window from the genome of Bdellovibrio sp. NC01 encodes:
- a CDS encoding chalcone isomerase family protein, protein MKSVLKVLTASAIILSVSFAEASLLKLEKGSRDIKGVNISKSADATIDQTAVHLSTVGGGLRWKKVLLAKVNVYVAQLLVSSPERFVKKDKEALKSLDDSETTAIQLTFLRTVDAPTVQSSFRDALSINKVDMSTDAIKQFLSAVKNGGDATSGNSLTILVHKHSDGSETLIYEDSAAKQTVIKGDKGLTQKILAIWLGTPADDGVASCKSDLLAN, encoded by the coding sequence ATGAAATCGGTCCTAAAAGTTCTTACTGCCTCTGCCATCATTCTTTCTGTTTCTTTCGCAGAGGCTTCTCTTCTGAAGCTCGAAAAAGGTTCTCGCGATATCAAAGGCGTGAACATTTCTAAATCAGCTGATGCGACAATTGATCAAACTGCTGTGCATTTGAGTACCGTGGGCGGCGGTCTTCGTTGGAAGAAAGTTCTTTTGGCGAAAGTGAACGTGTATGTCGCACAACTTCTTGTAAGCAGCCCAGAACGTTTCGTAAAAAAAGACAAAGAAGCTTTGAAGTCTTTGGATGACAGCGAAACTACAGCGATTCAATTGACGTTCTTGCGCACAGTAGACGCGCCAACAGTACAAAGTTCATTCCGTGATGCTTTGTCGATCAATAAAGTCGATATGAGCACAGACGCAATTAAGCAATTCTTGAGCGCTGTTAAAAACGGCGGCGATGCAACTTCGGGCAATAGCTTAACGATCCTAGTTCATAAGCACAGCGACGGTTCTGAAACGTTGATTTATGAAGATTCAGCGGCGAAACAAACTGTGATTAAAGGTGACAAAGGTTTGACGCAAAAAATTCTTGCGATCTGGTTGGGCACTCCAGCGGACGATGGCGTGGCTTCTTGCAAATCTGATTTGCTAGCGAACTAG
- a CDS encoding acyl-CoA dehydrogenase family protein, translated as MKNFYQEGPSLTNTYESDETLKKFLRKILPADAQKVALPHLAHLGQRAATDMLAWAQDAETYPPVHVPYDPWGRRIDDIRVSNGWRQLEKVAAEEGIVATAYERRFGSFSRIYQMALLYLYSPSSAIFSCPLAMTDGAARALELYGTPELKARAIPHLTSKDPATFWTAGQWMTERTGGSDVSGTSTDALTFSGSSNFGATHALHGTKWFTSATTSQMALTLARPEGAPAGSRGLSLFYLELRDNQGSLNNIQIHRLKDKLGTKALPTAELSLQGTPARIIGGEGEGVKRIASVLNITRIYNSVCALGHMRRALDLAQNYSKKRKAFGKLLIDHPLHRETLNWLESDFQHCFAFTFYVAHLLGKEEVGEITASERTLLRTLTPVLKLYTAKKAITISSEVVEMFGGAGYVEDTGLPRLLRDAQVFSIWEGTTNVLSLDMLRAFEKEQSLPVVMEYLKNSAGMKGNHAPFVKKFEEFTNLVGKLVKAGPEEMEANARRLALMLGDLMCENLKFEYEI; from the coding sequence ATGAAAAACTTTTATCAAGAAGGCCCAAGCCTCACGAATACTTACGAGTCTGACGAAACCCTGAAGAAGTTTTTGCGCAAAATTCTGCCAGCGGATGCACAAAAGGTAGCTCTTCCTCACCTTGCTCATCTCGGCCAAAGAGCTGCAACAGACATGTTGGCGTGGGCTCAGGATGCTGAAACCTATCCTCCAGTTCATGTGCCCTATGATCCGTGGGGGCGTCGTATCGATGACATCCGCGTATCTAATGGTTGGCGCCAACTTGAAAAAGTGGCGGCCGAAGAAGGTATCGTCGCAACGGCCTACGAACGCCGTTTCGGTTCCTTCTCGCGAATCTATCAAATGGCTTTGCTTTATCTTTACTCGCCAAGCTCGGCCATTTTCTCATGCCCACTGGCTATGACAGATGGAGCAGCCCGCGCATTAGAGCTATACGGTACTCCAGAGCTTAAAGCCCGCGCCATTCCTCACCTGACATCCAAGGACCCTGCAACCTTCTGGACTGCCGGCCAATGGATGACAGAGCGTACGGGCGGTTCTGACGTCAGCGGCACTTCAACAGATGCACTAACGTTCTCGGGATCAAGCAACTTTGGAGCGACTCATGCTTTGCATGGGACGAAGTGGTTCACGTCTGCAACGACTTCGCAGATGGCTTTGACATTGGCTCGACCTGAAGGTGCTCCGGCAGGTTCGCGTGGTCTAAGTCTTTTCTATCTTGAACTTCGCGATAACCAAGGATCGTTAAACAACATCCAAATTCACCGTTTAAAAGACAAATTGGGCACAAAGGCATTGCCAACGGCCGAGTTAAGCTTGCAAGGCACCCCTGCTCGCATTATCGGTGGCGAAGGTGAAGGCGTGAAACGTATTGCGAGTGTTTTGAATATCACACGCATTTACAACTCCGTCTGTGCTTTGGGTCACATGCGCCGCGCTTTGGATCTTGCCCAGAATTATTCTAAGAAACGCAAAGCTTTCGGAAAATTATTGATCGATCACCCCCTTCATCGCGAAACGTTGAATTGGCTAGAAAGCGATTTCCAACACTGCTTTGCTTTCACTTTCTATGTGGCACATCTTTTAGGTAAAGAAGAAGTCGGCGAAATCACAGCCAGTGAAAGAACTTTGCTGCGCACGTTGACTCCGGTTCTAAAACTTTACACGGCTAAAAAAGCGATCACGATTTCAAGCGAGGTTGTCGAAATGTTCGGTGGCGCTGGTTATGTTGAAGACACGGGTCTTCCACGCCTGCTTCGTGATGCGCAAGTTTTCTCGATCTGGGAAGGCACGACAAACGTTCTTTCACTTGATATGCTTCGTGCATTTGAAAAAGAACAATCATTGCCTGTCGTGATGGAGTACCTAAAAAATTCTGCAGGAATGAAAGGCAATCACGCCCCGTTCGTGAAGAAATTTGAAGAGTTCACGAACCTTGTCGGCAAACTTGTTAAAGCCGGTCCTGAAGAGATGGAAGCAAATGCTCGTCGCTTAGCTTTGATGTTGGGCGATTTGATGTGTGAGAATTTGAAATTCGAATACGAAATTTAA
- a CDS encoding YeiH family protein, producing METAKKTVSENVAKIVIPLAAVLCLTPYVSSALALILGIFLAVVMGNPYIAKTRKLTSTLLSLSVMGLGAGMDLGVVGRVGLQGIGYTVVGISSTLILGYLLGKLLKTERDTSVLISVGTAICGGSAIAAIAPTIKAKHHEISVALGTVFLLNALALFIFPPIGHALGLTETQFGLWSALAIHDTSSVVGASLQYGAHALEVGTTVKLARALWIVPVTFLFGYIYAKGAAKTAVDAKPKRPWFILGFLIAAAVVTYIPQLRPAGHVVNEIAKRALVVTLFLIGTNLTKETLAQVGIKPLIQGVMLWVTIASATLGAIVMGWIH from the coding sequence ATGGAAACTGCGAAGAAAACGGTCTCTGAAAATGTAGCAAAGATTGTGATCCCGTTGGCTGCGGTGTTGTGTCTGACTCCTTATGTGTCATCAGCCTTAGCTTTGATTCTGGGAATCTTTTTAGCCGTCGTGATGGGCAATCCCTATATCGCGAAAACTCGTAAGCTGACTTCGACGTTGTTAAGCTTGTCAGTGATGGGTTTAGGCGCGGGGATGGATTTGGGCGTTGTTGGCCGAGTCGGTTTGCAAGGTATTGGTTATACCGTTGTCGGGATTTCCTCAACTTTGATTCTTGGTTACTTGCTTGGAAAACTTTTGAAAACGGAACGTGATACATCGGTTTTGATTTCTGTTGGTACAGCGATTTGTGGTGGCAGTGCGATTGCGGCTATTGCGCCGACAATTAAAGCAAAACATCACGAAATCTCTGTCGCACTGGGGACGGTGTTCTTGTTGAATGCTTTGGCGTTGTTTATCTTCCCGCCGATAGGTCACGCGCTCGGTTTGACTGAAACTCAATTTGGTCTGTGGAGTGCTTTGGCGATTCATGACACAAGTTCGGTGGTCGGTGCGTCTTTGCAATATGGTGCACACGCTTTGGAAGTAGGAACGACAGTTAAGTTGGCACGGGCTTTATGGATTGTGCCTGTGACTTTCTTGTTTGGTTATATTTACGCCAAAGGTGCTGCTAAGACCGCAGTTGATGCGAAACCGAAACGTCCATGGTTTATTCTTGGCTTCTTAATTGCGGCAGCCGTGGTGACTTATATCCCGCAACTTCGCCCGGCAGGCCATGTCGTAAATGAAATTGCGAAACGAGCTTTGGTCGTTACGTTGTTCCTGATTGGTACGAACCTGACGAAAGAAACATTGGCGCAAGTGGGCATTAAGCCTTTGATTCAAGGTGTGATGTTATGGGTGACAATTGCAAGTGCCACGTTAGGTGCGATTGTGATGGGTTGGATTCACTAA
- a CDS encoding trypsin-like serine protease — MNRSVLVLGLIALVSCAPKNSNNVELAGKPSIINGQEVKEGASIAASIVSLYDTKEQYICTGTLIAPNIVLTAAHCMPSKASNMKVVFANNVDDMMSNREQDVLQAHVLQVTSFKANDKYNPNDEETEFNRNDIALVRFKGALPEGYKPATFLGGTNLLKRGMMVTVAGYGVDDVQATQIDPRKYKNLDQAIEDGEVFCDDNNRNCMKVEMSGDGLLRQGQAPISSLQETEVRLDERKSGTCSGDSGGPAFIQINGQYLLWGVTSRGSLLCNSTGVYTNALEFKDWINQTIPTLF, encoded by the coding sequence GTGAACCGTTCAGTCTTGGTCCTGGGGTTGATTGCTTTGGTGTCCTGCGCACCTAAAAATTCGAACAACGTTGAGCTTGCGGGTAAGCCATCAATTATTAACGGCCAAGAAGTGAAAGAGGGCGCCTCTATCGCTGCAAGTATCGTTTCTTTGTACGATACGAAAGAACAATACATCTGCACAGGTACGTTGATCGCTCCAAATATCGTTTTGACGGCGGCTCACTGTATGCCTTCTAAAGCATCTAACATGAAAGTTGTTTTTGCGAACAATGTTGACGATATGATGAGCAACCGCGAACAAGACGTTCTTCAAGCTCACGTGCTTCAGGTGACAAGCTTCAAGGCGAACGACAAATACAATCCAAATGATGAAGAAACTGAATTCAATCGCAACGATATCGCGTTGGTTCGTTTTAAAGGCGCCCTGCCAGAGGGTTACAAGCCTGCGACTTTCTTGGGTGGTACGAACCTTTTGAAACGCGGCATGATGGTGACTGTTGCTGGTTATGGCGTTGATGACGTTCAGGCGACACAAATCGATCCAAGAAAATACAAAAACCTAGATCAAGCTATCGAAGACGGTGAAGTATTCTGCGACGATAACAACCGTAATTGCATGAAAGTTGAAATGTCCGGCGACGGTCTTCTTCGTCAAGGCCAAGCACCGATCTCTTCATTGCAAGAGACTGAAGTGCGTTTGGACGAGCGTAAGTCTGGCACTTGCAGCGGTGACTCTGGCGGTCCAGCATTCATCCAAATCAACGGTCAATACCTTCTTTGGGGTGTTACAAGCCGTGGTAGCCTTCTTTGCAACTCTACGGGCGTTTACACGAATGCGCTTGAGTTCAAAGATTGGATCAACCAAACAATTCCGACACTATTCTAG
- a CDS encoding LysR family transcriptional regulator, whose protein sequence is MNSFLFNFNTELLPTFLAVAEAQSLSGAAKLLNLSQPSVTAHIQKLEEELNSALIKRSVTGIQLTEAGHKLLEQARRIQNIVREAAESVSEAKVVKGHLKIAASTTVAAYALPPLLTEFRKRFPQISLELQIGNTDDVLKKLRNGSVPLGLVEGQARASAIHLEPFLEDELLFVCGTVQQSLLRKKEDLHKQTLLLREQGSGTRVVVEKGLKKLNLATKDFNETLDIGSSEAIKTSVMAGLGVAFMSRLSIQNELALGKLTIPFPDLRIPRTFYWAFPSKGLSGTAAEFYRLQK, encoded by the coding sequence ATGAATTCATTCCTCTTTAATTTCAATACCGAGCTTCTTCCAACGTTTCTTGCAGTTGCCGAAGCTCAAAGCTTATCGGGGGCCGCGAAGTTATTAAATCTGTCGCAGCCCTCAGTCACAGCTCACATTCAGAAATTAGAAGAAGAATTGAATTCAGCGCTGATTAAGCGTTCCGTAACTGGTATTCAATTGACCGAGGCTGGCCATAAACTTCTAGAACAAGCACGCCGCATTCAAAACATCGTGCGCGAAGCCGCGGAAAGTGTCAGTGAGGCGAAAGTCGTCAAAGGTCACTTAAAGATCGCAGCCAGTACAACGGTTGCCGCCTATGCCTTACCTCCTCTACTGACAGAGTTTCGCAAACGCTTTCCGCAAATCAGTTTGGAACTGCAAATTGGAAACACTGACGATGTTCTAAAGAAATTACGAAATGGCTCAGTACCATTGGGTTTAGTGGAAGGCCAGGCTCGTGCCTCTGCCATTCATCTTGAGCCCTTTCTAGAAGACGAATTACTATTCGTGTGCGGCACGGTTCAACAATCGCTGCTGCGTAAAAAAGAAGATCTGCACAAACAGACACTGCTGTTACGTGAACAAGGTTCCGGTACACGAGTAGTTGTTGAAAAAGGTCTTAAAAAACTGAACCTGGCGACAAAAGATTTCAACGAAACATTGGACATTGGCAGCTCTGAAGCGATTAAAACTTCCGTGATGGCGGGCTTAGGTGTGGCATTCATGTCACGCCTAAGTATTCAGAATGAATTAGCCCTGGGGAAACTGACGATCCCATTCCCAGATCTGCGCATTCCCCGAACTTTTTATTGGGCCTTTCCCTCAAAAGGGCTTTCTGGTACGGCTGCAGAATTCTATCGTCTGCAAAAATAA
- a CDS encoding Nramp family divalent metal transporter, with amino-acid sequence MSSEFKGSISVPQNASLWTKFFKFLGPGLLVSVGYMDPGNWATDIEAGSRFGHLLLSVVLFSSLGAIALQYLSLKLGIASGMDLAVASRNNYGKKTNLTQWFLAEIAIIATDIAEVLGSALAFKLLFGCSLLVGVAITALDTFLVLAFAGKGFRKIEAIILGLVMTIGICFFIELVFVKPDFISVLHGYVPRFDLLRDKQSWYLAIGIIGATIMPHNLYLHSAIVQTRKVGITEQEKRQAIKFSTLDTLGSLGLAFLVNSAILVLAASAFHRSGHYDVADIQDAYHLLEPIVGTWLAPVLFAVALLASGQSSTFTGTLAGQVILEGYLNLKLSAWKVRLITRSLALIPAFLGVWLLGDDSTGTLIVITQVILGLQLPFAIYPLVKFTSDRSMMGPFVNSLPIKVICWSIFAAISLANIWLIVHLLK; translated from the coding sequence ATGAGTTCAGAGTTCAAAGGCAGCATCAGCGTTCCCCAAAACGCCAGTCTTTGGACAAAGTTCTTTAAATTTCTAGGACCGGGACTTCTTGTCTCGGTCGGCTACATGGACCCGGGCAATTGGGCCACCGATATTGAAGCCGGGTCTCGCTTCGGTCATCTTCTTCTTTCCGTCGTTTTATTTTCAAGTCTTGGCGCCATCGCCCTTCAATACCTGAGTTTAAAATTAGGAATCGCATCAGGAATGGATCTTGCCGTTGCATCACGCAATAATTACGGCAAAAAGACCAATCTAACTCAATGGTTTCTGGCAGAGATCGCCATCATTGCCACTGACATCGCTGAAGTGCTTGGCAGTGCCCTCGCCTTCAAACTTCTATTCGGTTGTTCATTACTTGTCGGTGTCGCCATTACCGCTTTGGATACATTTCTAGTTTTAGCTTTTGCCGGAAAAGGATTTCGCAAAATTGAAGCGATCATTCTTGGTTTGGTCATGACCATCGGCATTTGTTTTTTTATCGAGTTGGTTTTCGTTAAGCCTGACTTTATATCAGTGCTGCACGGTTATGTGCCGCGCTTCGATCTTTTGCGCGATAAACAAAGCTGGTATTTGGCAATCGGAATTATTGGCGCAACGATTATGCCCCACAATCTTTACCTTCATTCTGCCATCGTACAGACTCGTAAAGTCGGTATCACGGAACAAGAAAAACGCCAGGCCATTAAGTTTTCAACACTCGATACATTAGGTTCATTGGGACTGGCATTTTTAGTGAACTCGGCCATTCTTGTTTTAGCGGCATCCGCCTTTCACAGATCAGGTCATTATGACGTCGCAGACATTCAAGACGCTTATCACCTTTTAGAGCCGATTGTAGGCACATGGCTTGCGCCAGTGCTGTTTGCAGTTGCCTTATTAGCGTCAGGACAAAGCTCGACCTTTACAGGCACACTTGCTGGGCAAGTCATCCTTGAAGGCTATCTGAATTTAAAATTAAGCGCCTGGAAGGTTCGACTTATCACACGTTCACTGGCGCTAATTCCTGCATTTCTGGGTGTCTGGTTATTAGGTGACGACTCGACCGGAACATTGATTGTGATTACTCAAGTGATCTTAGGACTGCAATTGCCATTTGCGATTTATCCATTGGTGAAATTTACGAGCGACCGATCAATGATGGGACCTTTTGTAAATAGCCTGCCGATAAAAGTAATTTGCTGGAGTATTTTTGCAGCAATCAGCCTTGCGAATATTTGGCTGATTGTGCATCTGCTAAAATAG